From Proteiniborus sp. MB09-C3, the proteins below share one genomic window:
- the fabG gene encoding 3-oxoacyl-[acyl-carrier-protein] reductase has protein sequence MELKGKVALVTGGSRGIGKSIAIKLASLGSDVLFSYTSNADRAKEVQAEIERMGRRALAIKADVSKIDDVERMIQEGMNYFSQIDILVNNAGVTKDNLLMRMTEEEWNNVMDVNLKGTFNVTKCLIRNMIKQKNCSIINVASIVGISGNAGQCNYSASKAGIIGFTKSLAKEVGKKNIRVNAVAPGFIATDMTKKLPEKVVEEYLEKITLNKLGEPEDIANAVAFLASDMSKYITGQIIVVDGGILI, from the coding sequence GTGGAACTAAAAGGAAAGGTAGCATTAGTTACTGGCGGCTCTAGAGGAATAGGAAAATCTATAGCTATTAAACTAGCCTCCCTTGGCTCTGATGTACTTTTTTCATATACTAGCAACGCTGATAGAGCAAAAGAAGTGCAAGCTGAAATAGAGCGTATGGGAAGACGTGCATTAGCAATAAAAGCTGATGTATCAAAAATAGATGATGTTGAAAGAATGATACAGGAAGGCATGAATTATTTTTCACAAATTGACATACTAGTAAATAATGCAGGAGTTACAAAAGACAACCTTCTTATGAGAATGACTGAAGAAGAATGGAATAATGTTATGGATGTGAATCTTAAAGGAACCTTTAATGTTACTAAATGTCTAATAAGAAATATGATTAAGCAAAAGAATTGTAGCATCATTAACGTGGCATCCATAGTTGGAATTTCAGGAAATGCAGGACAATGTAACTATTCTGCTTCAAAAGCAGGAATTATTGGCTTTACAAAATCATTAGCAAAGGAAGTAGGAAAGAAGAATATTAGGGTAAATGCAGTGGCGCCAGGTTTTATAGCTACTGACATGACTAAGAAGCTTCCTGAAAAAGTCGTTGAGGAATACCTAGAAAAAATAACACTGAATAAACTTGGGGAGCCTGAAGATATAGCTAATGCTGTTGCATTTCTTGCAAGCGATATGTCAAAATATATAACAGGGCAGATTATTGTTGTTGATGGTGGTATATTAATTTAA
- the rnc gene encoding ribonuclease III, giving the protein MRYVINTDRIHLLNEIQAKIGYKFRNVELLNWALTHSSYANEHKRFKITYNERLEFLGDSVLGLIVSDFIFTKYLDYPEGELTKLRATVVCEPSLSYVAKQIDLGKYMLLGKGEEVTGGRERVSILADAFEALIGSIYLDGKFNNARTFVLKYMTGIIENAVDGRELFIDYKTQLQEILQKKTKSKIEYKIVSEEGPDHNKVFHTEVVVKNKILGKGIGKSKKEAEQNAAKIALERMEVENEH; this is encoded by the coding sequence ATGAGATATGTAATAAATACTGACAGAATACATTTGCTAAACGAAATTCAGGCTAAAATCGGATATAAATTTAGAAATGTCGAATTATTAAATTGGGCATTGACTCATAGCTCTTATGCAAACGAACACAAGAGATTTAAAATTACCTACAATGAAAGGCTTGAGTTTTTAGGAGATTCCGTTTTAGGACTTATAGTAAGTGACTTCATCTTTACAAAATATTTAGATTATCCAGAAGGAGAATTGACTAAACTTAGGGCTACAGTTGTCTGTGAACCATCTCTTTCCTATGTTGCAAAACAAATAGATCTAGGGAAATATATGCTTTTAGGAAAAGGAGAAGAAGTTACTGGAGGACGGGAAAGGGTTTCTATATTAGCAGATGCTTTTGAAGCCTTGATAGGCTCCATTTATCTGGATGGAAAATTTAATAATGCTAGGACTTTTGTGCTGAAGTATATGACTGGAATTATTGAAAATGCAGTTGATGGAAGAGAATTATTTATAGACTATAAAACACAGCTTCAAGAGATACTACAGAAAAAAACAAAGTCAAAGATTGAATATAAAATAGTTTCTGAAGAGGGGCCAGATCATAATAAAGTATTCCATACAGAAGTTGTGGTGAAAAATAAAATCCTAGGAAAAGGCATTGGTAAAAGTAAAAAGGAAGCAGAGCAAAATGCCGCCAAGATTGCCTTGGAAAGAATGGAAGTTGAAAATGAGCATTAA
- the acpP gene encoding acyl carrier protein: MVFEKIKKLIAEQLDVEESEIALESSFQEDLDADSLDVVELIMAIEDEFDIEISDEDAEKIATVKDAVNYIQNNTK; encoded by the coding sequence ATGGTATTTGAAAAAATCAAAAAATTAATTGCAGAACAACTTGATGTTGAAGAATCAGAGATTGCTCTTGAATCTTCTTTCCAGGAGGATTTAGATGCTGACTCATTGGATGTTGTTGAGTTAATAATGGCTATTGAGGATGAATTTGATATAGAAATATCTGATGAAGATGCAGAAAAGATAGCTACTGTAAAAGATGCAGTTAATTATATTCAAAATAATACTAAGTAA
- the fabF gene encoding beta-ketoacyl-ACP synthase II, with amino-acid sequence MKKRVVITGLGIISPIGIRKEQFLDSLFHGKSGISHITRFDTSGYGTTIAGEVKDFEPENYIDKKEAKKMDRFTQFAVAASKLAIEDAGVKLEEISKERFGVIIGSGVGGIETFEEQHKKLLEKGPKRVSPFFIPMMIGNMAAGQISIMLGAKGISETIITACASSTNAIGDAFKVIQRGDSDIIVAGGTEASITPMALAGFAAMKALSTNNLEPSKASRPFDKNRDGFVMGEGAGILILEELQHALDRGARIYGEIVGYGSTADAYHITTPSEAGEGAARAMKMALNDAKILPENVDYINAHGTSTSYNDALETAAIKEVFKEHAYKLKISSTKSMTGHLLGAAGGIEACVCSLAITNGYLPPTINYETYDEECDLNYLPNKGIFEEVNIALSNSLGFGGHNATIVIKKFKG; translated from the coding sequence ATGAAAAAAAGAGTAGTTATAACAGGTTTAGGAATCATAAGTCCCATAGGAATTAGGAAAGAACAGTTTTTGGATTCTCTTTTTCATGGAAAAAGTGGTATATCACATATTACTCGATTTGATACAAGTGGTTATGGTACAACGATAGCAGGTGAGGTTAAGGACTTTGAGCCTGAAAACTATATAGACAAGAAAGAAGCTAAAAAGATGGACAGGTTTACTCAATTTGCTGTTGCTGCTTCTAAGTTGGCGATAGAAGATGCTGGAGTTAAATTAGAAGAAATCAGCAAGGAAAGATTTGGAGTCATCATTGGTTCAGGAGTAGGAGGAATTGAGACTTTTGAAGAGCAGCATAAAAAACTATTAGAAAAAGGTCCAAAGCGAGTTAGTCCATTTTTTATTCCCATGATGATAGGCAATATGGCAGCAGGACAAATATCTATAATGCTGGGTGCAAAAGGAATAAGTGAAACTATAATTACTGCTTGCGCTTCATCAACAAATGCAATTGGAGATGCATTTAAGGTAATTCAAAGAGGAGACAGCGATATAATTGTTGCTGGTGGTACAGAAGCTTCAATTACACCTATGGCATTAGCAGGATTTGCTGCTATGAAAGCATTATCAACAAATAACCTAGAGCCTTCTAAAGCAAGCAGACCTTTTGATAAAAATAGAGATGGCTTTGTAATGGGTGAAGGAGCAGGTATTCTTATTCTAGAAGAGCTGCAACATGCATTAGACAGAGGAGCTAGGATATATGGGGAAATAGTAGGCTATGGTTCCACAGCTGATGCATATCATATTACAACGCCTTCTGAAGCTGGTGAAGGAGCAGCTAGAGCTATGAAAATGGCCTTAAATGATGCTAAAATACTGCCTGAAAATGTAGACTACATTAATGCCCATGGTACGTCTACATCCTACAATGATGCCCTAGAAACAGCTGCAATTAAAGAGGTGTTTAAAGAACATGCATATAAATTAAAGATAAGTTCTACTAAGTCAATGACAGGACATTTATTAGGAGCAGCAGGAGGTATAGAGGCCTGTGTATGTTCTCTAGCTATAACTAATGGGTATTTGCCTCCAACAATTAATTACGAAACCTATGATGAGGAATGTGATCTAAATTATTTACCTAATAAAGGTATTTTTGAAGAAGTTAATATTGCTCTTTCTAATTCTCTCGGCTTCGGGGGACATAATGCAACGATAGTAATTAAAAAATTTAAGGGTTAG
- a CDS encoding radical SAM protein: MSIKYHIIPIFVPHVGCPHDCIFCNQRKIAQEKANIDGNSIKDTIDSYLSTIPNTNEKLEIAFFGGSFTGIDVESQKKLLEIAYNYKNKGYIDRIRLSTRPDYIDNERLNLLKQYDVDIIELGVQSMCPDVLQNSFRGHSDVDVINASKLIKDYGFTLGLQMMVGLPESNYEKEIFTAKQLIDLNPSIVRIYPTLVIKDTYLEKNFYNGDYIPLSLDEAIEICIDLLMLFNYYDINVIRVGLQPTDNIAKNKDVVAGPFHPAFRQLVEEKVCREYLKIFFKYNTEIKNIQVYINKKEISNFVGQHSSNLKFLREAYGIDKVKIMGKDINKESFFIANEGINYEIKTKELTERYLINKGLVTMN; this comes from the coding sequence ATGAGCATTAAGTATCATATAATTCCAATATTTGTTCCTCATGTAGGATGTCCCCATGACTGTATTTTTTGCAATCAAAGAAAAATTGCACAGGAAAAAGCTAATATAGATGGAAATAGTATTAAAGATACAATTGATAGCTATTTAAGCACTATTCCTAATACTAATGAAAAGCTGGAGATAGCTTTTTTTGGAGGCAGCTTTACAGGCATAGATGTTGAGAGTCAAAAAAAACTTTTGGAAATAGCCTATAATTATAAAAACAAAGGCTATATAGATAGAATTCGTCTATCTACAAGGCCTGATTATATAGATAATGAAAGGCTGAATTTGCTGAAACAATACGATGTTGACATTATTGAATTAGGAGTTCAGTCAATGTGCCCTGATGTTCTTCAAAATAGTTTCAGGGGTCATAGTGATGTTGATGTAATTAATGCCTCTAAGCTTATTAAAGACTATGGTTTTACATTAGGCTTACAGATGATGGTAGGGCTTCCAGAAAGCAATTATGAAAAGGAGATATTTACGGCAAAACAACTGATTGATTTAAACCCAAGTATTGTACGTATATATCCTACATTGGTCATTAAGGACACATATTTAGAAAAAAATTTTTACAATGGCGATTATATTCCTTTGTCCTTAGATGAAGCTATTGAGATATGTATTGACTTATTGATGCTGTTTAATTACTATGATATAAATGTTATTAGGGTGGGGCTTCAACCCACAGATAATATAGCTAAGAATAAGGACGTTGTAGCGGGACCTTTTCACCCTGCCTTCAGACAGCTAGTTGAGGAAAAAGTTTGTAGAGAGTATTTAAAAATATTTTTTAAATATAATACAGAGATTAAAAATATTCAAGTATATATAAATAAAAAGGAAATATCGAATTTCGTAGGTCAGCATTCATCTAATTTGAAATTTTTAAGAGAAGCATATGGAATAGATAAGGTAAAGATCATGGGCAAAGATATTAATAAAGAATCATTTTTTATAGCAAATGAAGGAATAAACTATGAAATAAAAACAAAAGAGCTCACAGAAAGATATTTAATAAATAAAGGTCTAGTTACTATGAACTAG